The nucleotide window TACCACCGGGTGATGGAACCGCTGCTTGACCGGCCGTTTGCCCGCTGGTCCTTCCTCGGTGGGATAGCGGTCCTGCTCGCTGCATCGGCGGCGCTCGTCCTCATAGGGGCGGTGGAGGTGAAGATGCTGCCTTTCGACAACAAGAGCGAGTTTCAGGTGATTCTGAAGACGCGCGAAGGCACCACGCTCGAGGAGACGGCGCGGGTCGCCCAGGAGATGGCGGACGCGGTTCGGGGCACGCCGGAGGTGCGCGATGTGCAGGTGTACGTGGGCACGGCATCTCCGTTCAACTTCAACGGATTGGTTCGCCACTACTACCTGCGGCGCGGACCGAACGTGGCAGATATCCAGGTAAACCTGGTGGGTAAGGCGGAACGCTCCGACCAGAGCCATGCCATCGCAAAGCGGGTGAGACCCGCGCTTGCGGAGATTGCCAAGCGCCACGGCGCAACCGTGACGGTTGCTGAGGTCCCGCCCGGCCCGCCAGTGCTTCAATCGATTGTTGCCGAGATCTACGGTCCTGATGAAGGAAAGCGGCTGGCGCTTGCGCGTGAGGTGCGGAGCGTCCTAGAGCGGACGGAAGGAGTGGTGGACGTCGATTGGTTCGTCGAAGCCGAGCAGTCCAAGGTGCGACTCGCGGTGGACCGGAACCGGGCCGGAGCCAGTGGCGTGTCTCCCTCAGCGGTCATTGATTTGCTGGACGCTGGAATCCGGGGGCGGCAACTCGGTTTGTATCGCTTGCCTGACGAGCGCGAGGATGTGCCCCTGATATTGGAGTTGCCAACCGGGGAGCGAAGCCATCCCGCATCCCTGGCAGCGCTTCGGGTGAGGTCGGATTCCGGTGCGCTGGTTCCGCTTTCGGAACTGGTTGAACCTGTGGAAGGGGTGGTGGAGCGCACACTGTATCGCAAGAACCTCATGCCGGTTACCTATGTGACCGCTGACGTTGCGGGGGCAGTCGAGAGCCCTGCCTACGCCATGTTTGCAGCAAACGCTGAACTCGCGAAGCTCGACGCGAGGCAGTTCGGAGGCACCAGCGAGCAGCTCGAGATCTTCCACCTCAATGTTCCGCTCACCGACACGGGAATTGCCATGAAATGGGATGGCGAATGGCACATCACGCTGGAGGTTTTCCGTGATCTCGGCCTGGCATTTGCCGTCGTCCTGATCCTCATCGCCATGCTGATGGTTGGCTGGTTCGGGAGCTACAAGACTCCCCTGGTCGTGATGGCGGCCATCCCCTTCTCCCTGGTGGGAATCCTCCCGGCACATTGGGCGATGGGAGCCTTTTTCACCGCCACCTCCATGATTGGCTTCATGGCCGGTGCCGGCATCGTCGTTCGCAACTCGATCATCCTCGTTGACTTCATCGAGCTCAGGCGCTCCCACGGGTTGTCGCTACGTGACGCAGTGATCGAAGCCGGCGCCGTTCGTTTCCGCCCCATGCTCCTCACCGCGCTCGCCGTAGTTATTGGCGCCAGCGTCATCCTTGCTGACCCGATCTTTCAGGGACTGGCCATCAGCCTGATGTTCGGCGAGATTGCCTCGCTGCTCATCAGCCGAATGGCGGTTCCGGTGCTGTATTATATGAGTGAATACAAAGAGTAAGAGCGTAAGAGGTGTAAGAGCGTAAGAGGTGTAAGAGCGTAAGAGGTGTAAGAGCGTAAGAGGTGTAAGTGGTGTAAGAGCGTAAGAGTGTAAGAGGTGTAAGAGCGTAAAGGGGGTAAGAGGAGGAACGTGGAATGGATTCTCAATTGCCCCGCCATAACCCGCGCGACCCGCTCTCGTGCGCTCCTGCCTTTTTGCGCGTTCACCTCACTTATACCTCTTGCTCCTTTACGCTCTTACGCTCTTACACCTCTTACGCTCTTAAATCTCGATCTTCACCTGCGCAGCCGCGTTGCGTGCTCTTTCCCTCGCTTCGTCGAGGGAATTACCGGTGCTAACCACGACCGCGAGGCGGCGATGGCCCCTGCACTCAGGCTTTCCGAACAGCCGGACCTGCGTCTCCGGAACGGCCAGTGCGCGGTCCAGGCCGGTGAAGCGAGGGATGCCAGTACCCTCGCCGAGCAACGCGACGCTGAAGGCAGGCGTGAAGAGACGAATCGTGGGAATGGGCAGCCCGAGGATCGCCCGCGCATGAAGAGCAAACTCGGAGAGCTGCTGGCTTCCAATTGTGACGAGCCCGGTGTCGTGCGGCCGTGGACTCACTTCGCTGAAGATGACCTCCTCACCGCGGACAAAGCACTCCACGCCAAACAGGCCCCAGCCACCGAGGTTTGCCACGACGCTTTTCGCGATCATCTGCGCCTTGAGCCAGGCGGCATCGGACATGGCACACGGTTGCCAGCTTTCGCGGTAGTCCCCGTCGATCTGCACGTGACCGACCGGGGCACAGCATTGGATCCCGTCAACGGCCGAGACGGTCAGCACTGTGATCTCGTAATCGAATGGGATGAAGCCTTCCACGATGCAGCGCCCGGCGCCTGCCCTCGCACCCTCCTGCGCGTAGCGCCACGCCTTTGCCATCGCCTCGGGGCTGCGCACCACGCTCTGGCCATGACCGCTTGAAGACATGAGCGGCTTGAGGACACACGGGTAGCCAAGCTCCTGGGCGGCCCCGAGCGCCTGTGCCTCGGTATCCACAAATCGATACGGGCTTGTCGGCAGTCCCAGCGTTTCTGCAGCCAAGCGTCGAATGCCTTCCCGATTCATCGTGAGCTTCGCTGCGCGCGCGGTTGGCACCACACGCTGGCCTGCCTGTTCGAGCTCGACGAGCACGTCCGTCGCAATTGCTTCAATTTCTGGGACGATCAAATCCGGCTTCTCGGCGGCAATCACCCGGCGGAGTGAAACCGCATCGAGCATGGGAAAGACGTGGCTTCGATGCGCAACCTGCATCGCCGGAGCATCCTGATAACGGTCGCAAGCGATCACCTCGCAGCCGAGCCGTTGAAGCTCAATCACCACTTCCTTTCCCAATTCGCCCGATCCGAGCATGAGGACGCGAGTCGCGCCAGCGGTGAGCGGAGTGCCAAGTGTGCCGGGAGTGTACATGGGCTGCAGTCTACAATTCACGATTGCCGAGTGGCAATAGGCATGACGCCGGGAGCGGCGCGATGCGCCGCTGGAAGGCCTGCGGCCTCGAAGGGGCTTTACGACCCCGGGGGGGAGCTTCGTTTTTGCGGGTACTTTCCTTTAGTGACGTCGCTGTTTGTTGGTGCCGATTACGCGTTGCCAGCCGACTGCGTCAAAACGTTCCGTTTTGCTGCAATTTTCTTTGCACTGGTCGCGCCTGCCTGGACAGTGGATGGCATGTCGCGCGGCAGTCCCCGCCGCCTGCGAAGCCTCCCCCAATGAATCGCCGCGAATTCCTCGGTTGCTCAGCAACCCTAGCTGCTGCCTCCGCTGCTGTACCCTCACTTCTCGGAACCGTATCTGGCGCGACGCCCCCCGCGCCGGCGGACGGTATGAATTATGCCCCCAAAGGTAGGCCTCAACCGGTGGTCAAGCCGGGCGAGTTCGTCTTCGCTGCAGCGCATCTCGACCACGGCCACATCTACGGACAATGCAACGGACTGACCGAGGCTGGCGGCACACTGCGCTGGGTGTTTGATCCCGATCAGACGAAGGTAAAAGCTTTTCTTGAAAAGTTCCCCGGGACACGGGTTGCCCGTTCCCTCGATGAGATTCTCGAAGACAGCAATGTTCATGTCGTTGCCGCTGCGGCCGTGCCTTCGGAGAGGGGGCCGATCGGGATTCGCGTCATGGAAGCGGGCAAGGATTACTTCACTGACAAGACCCCTTTTACTGAACTTGCGCACCTCGACGCCGCGCGGGCGGCGGTACAGCGCACAGGCAGGAAATACTACGTGTACTTCAGTGAGCGTCTGCACAATGAGTCCGCCATGTTTGCGACTGACCTGGTGGCGCAAGGCGCGCTCGGCAAGGTGGTGCAGGTGATTGGGCTGGGGCCGCATCGCCTGAATGCGCCCAGCCGTCCGAAGTGGTTCTTCGAAAGACAAAAGTACGGCGGTATCCTGTGCGACATCGGGAGCCACCAGTTTGAGCAGTTTCTCACTTACGCGGGCGCTTCCGATGCGACCATCAATTTTGCAGCGGTGGCCAACCGCGCGAGTCCGGAGTATCCCGAGCTTGAGGACTTTGGCGAGGCCTCCCTCACCACCGATAACGGCGTCTCCGGGTTCTTTCGTGTCGATTGGCTCACGCCCAAGGGGCTCGGCACGTGGGGCGATGGACGCACGGTAATCCTTGGCACCAAAGGTTACATCGAGCTTCGTAAGTACATCGATGTGGGGCGCGAAAATACCGGCGATCACGTCTACCTCGTGGATGAGAGAGGCGAGTCGCACCTCCAGGTCGGAGGCCAGGTCGGGTATCGCTTCTTCGGTGAGTTCATCCTCGATTGCCTGAATCGAACCGAGAAGTCCATGACCCAGGCACACGTCTTCAAGGCGGCCGAGCTCTGCCTGAAGGCACAGGCTGCCGCCAGGCGCCTCGGCTGAGTCGCTTCATTTCTCCTTAGCGAGGATTGTCACGAATCCTTGTGCTGGTAGCTGAAGCGTCGCCTTGGCTCCGTTGATGGAGAGTGGGGCACCCATCTTCATCCCGCTACCCTCCTCGGTCACAAAGACCTGTGCCTCCCGAGCCCACTCCGGAAAGCCAATCACGGATGCCGGACGTGTGGCTCC belongs to Opitutaceae bacterium and includes:
- the purT gene encoding formate-dependent phosphoribosylglycinamide formyltransferase, with amino-acid sequence MYTPGTLGTPLTAGATRVLMLGSGELGKEVVIELQRLGCEVIACDRYQDAPAMQVAHRSHVFPMLDAVSLRRVIAAEKPDLIVPEIEAIATDVLVELEQAGQRVVPTARAAKLTMNREGIRRLAAETLGLPTSPYRFVDTEAQALGAAQELGYPCVLKPLMSSSGHGQSVVRSPEAMAKAWRYAQEGARAGAGRCIVEGFIPFDYEITVLTVSAVDGIQCCAPVGHVQIDGDYRESWQPCAMSDAAWLKAQMIAKSVVANLGGWGLFGVECFVRGEEVIFSEVSPRPHDTGLVTIGSQQLSEFALHARAILGLPIPTIRLFTPAFSVALLGEGTGIPRFTGLDRALAVPETQVRLFGKPECRGHRRLAVVVSTGNSLDEARERARNAAAQVKIEI
- a CDS encoding Gfo/Idh/MocA family oxidoreductase, with translation MNYAPKGRPQPVVKPGEFVFAAAHLDHGHIYGQCNGLTEAGGTLRWVFDPDQTKVKAFLEKFPGTRVARSLDEILEDSNVHVVAAAAVPSERGPIGIRVMEAGKDYFTDKTPFTELAHLDAARAAVQRTGRKYYVYFSERLHNESAMFATDLVAQGALGKVVQVIGLGPHRLNAPSRPKWFFERQKYGGILCDIGSHQFEQFLTYAGASDATINFAAVANRASPEYPELEDFGEASLTTDNGVSGFFRVDWLTPKGLGTWGDGRTVILGTKGYIELRKYIDVGRENTGDHVYLVDERGESHLQVGGQVGYRFFGEFILDCLNRTEKSMTQAHVFKAAELCLKAQAAARRLG